From Micromonospora nigra, one genomic window encodes:
- the rpoZ gene encoding DNA-directed RNA polymerase subunit omega, with product MGSIANPEGITNPPIDELLEKTTSKYALVIFAAKRARQVNAYYSQLGEGLLEYVGPLVETTPQEKPLSIAMREINAGLLTAEPTDQP from the coding sequence GTGGGATCCATCGCCAACCCCGAAGGCATCACCAACCCGCCGATCGACGAGCTCCTCGAGAAGACGACGTCGAAGTACGCGCTGGTCATCTTCGCCGCCAAGCGGGCGCGTCAGGTCAACGCCTACTACAGCCAGCTCGGTGAGGGCCTGCTGGAGTACGTCGGCCCGCTGGTCGAGACCACCCCGCAGGAGAAGCCGCTCTCCATCGCCATGCGCGAGATCAACGCGGGTCTGCTCACCGCCGAGCCGACCGACCAGCCGTAG
- a CDS encoding dihydroorotase, translating into MSPYLITNVSVVGAAPTDLLIRDGVVAQTGAGLTAPDATVVDGTGLVALPGLVDLHTHLREPGREDAETVESGSRAAALGGYTAVCAMANTSPVADTAGVVEQVWRLGRESGLVDVQPIGAVTVGLAGERLAELGAMADSAARVRIFSDDGHCVADPKLMRRALEYVKAFDGIIAQHAEEPRLTEGAQMHEGEVSTRLGLTGWPAVAEEAIIARDVLLAEHVGSRLHVCHVSTAGSVEVLRQAKARGVRVTAEVTPHHLLLTDTRAETYDPVYKVNPPLRTAADVAALRAALVDGVIDIIATDHAPHAVEDKECEWAYARPGMLGLETALSIALDVLGPRWDLIAERMSRVPALIAGLTEHGHDPAPGTPANLTLVDPSVRRVVEPAELASRSRNTPYAHMTLPGRIVATFLRGEPTVLDGKAVK; encoded by the coding sequence GTGAGCCCGTACCTGATCACCAACGTCAGCGTCGTCGGCGCCGCGCCGACCGACCTGCTGATCCGCGACGGCGTCGTCGCGCAGACCGGCGCCGGCCTGACCGCGCCGGACGCCACCGTCGTCGACGGCACCGGGCTCGTCGCCCTGCCCGGCCTGGTCGACCTGCACACCCACCTGCGCGAGCCGGGCCGGGAGGACGCTGAGACCGTCGAGTCCGGCTCCCGGGCCGCCGCCCTGGGCGGCTACACCGCCGTCTGCGCGATGGCCAACACCTCCCCGGTCGCCGACACCGCCGGCGTGGTCGAGCAGGTCTGGCGGCTCGGCCGCGAGTCCGGTCTGGTCGACGTCCAGCCGATCGGCGCGGTCACCGTCGGCCTGGCCGGTGAGCGACTGGCCGAACTGGGCGCGATGGCCGACTCCGCCGCCCGGGTGCGGATCTTCTCCGACGACGGGCACTGCGTCGCCGACCCGAAGCTGATGCGCCGCGCCCTGGAGTACGTCAAGGCGTTCGACGGGATCATCGCCCAGCACGCCGAGGAGCCCCGGCTCACCGAGGGCGCGCAGATGCACGAGGGCGAGGTGTCGACCCGGCTGGGCCTGACCGGCTGGCCGGCGGTCGCCGAGGAGGCGATCATCGCGCGGGACGTGCTGCTCGCCGAGCACGTGGGCAGCCGCCTGCACGTCTGCCACGTGTCCACCGCCGGCAGCGTCGAGGTGCTGCGTCAGGCCAAGGCCCGGGGGGTACGCGTCACCGCCGAGGTGACCCCGCACCACCTGCTGCTCACCGACACCAGGGCGGAGACCTACGACCCGGTGTACAAGGTCAACCCGCCGCTGCGCACCGCCGCCGACGTCGCGGCGCTGCGGGCCGCCCTGGTCGACGGTGTGATCGACATCATCGCCACCGACCACGCCCCCCACGCGGTGGAGGACAAGGAGTGCGAGTGGGCGTACGCCCGACCGGGCATGCTCGGCCTGGAGACGGCGTTGTCGATCGCCCTCGACGTGCTCGGCCCCCGGTGGGACCTCATCGCCGAGCGGATGTCACGGGTGCCCGCCCTCATCGCCGGGCTGACCGAACACGGCCACGACCCCGCCCCCGGCACGCCGGCCAACCTGACCCTGGTCGACCCGTCCGTGCGGCGGGTCGTCGAACCGGCGGAACTGGCCAGCCGCAGTCGCAACACCCCGTACGCCCACATGACGCTGCCGGGTCGCATCGTGGCGACCTTCCTGCGCGGTGAGCCGACGGTCCTGGACGGAAAGGCAGTCAAGTGA
- the carA gene encoding glutamine-hydrolyzing carbamoyl-phosphate synthase small subunit, translating into MTRRRSAILVLEDGRTFHGEAYGSIGETFGEAVFNTGMTGYQETLTDPSYHRQVVVQTAPHIGNTGVNGDDDESRRMWVAGYVVRDPARISSNWRATGGLEDRLAAEGVVGISGLDTRALTRHLRERGAMRVGVSSVDDDPQALLERVRRSPQMVGADLSAEVTTTEPYVVEAEGPHRFTVAALDLGIKRNVPRRLAARGVTTHVLPATATIDDLLATGADAVFLSPGPGDPATADAPVALAREVLSRRVPLFGICFGSQILGRALGFGTYKLGYGHRGINQPVLDRVTGKVEVTSHNHGFAVQVPGAGPGVVVPDQVIETEFGGVRVSHVCLNDNVVEGLRAMDVPAFTVQYHPEAAAGPHDADYLFDRFAELIEGRTNTEGRANA; encoded by the coding sequence GTGACCCGCAGAAGATCGGCGATCCTGGTTCTGGAGGACGGCCGGACGTTTCACGGCGAGGCGTACGGCAGCATCGGGGAGACCTTCGGTGAGGCGGTCTTCAACACCGGCATGACCGGCTACCAGGAGACCCTCACCGACCCGTCCTACCACCGCCAGGTGGTGGTGCAGACGGCCCCACACATCGGAAACACCGGCGTCAACGGCGACGACGACGAGTCCCGCCGCATGTGGGTGGCCGGCTACGTCGTCCGCGACCCCGCCCGGATCAGCTCGAACTGGCGGGCCACCGGTGGGCTGGAGGACCGGCTGGCCGCCGAGGGGGTGGTCGGCATCAGCGGGCTGGACACCCGGGCGCTGACCCGGCACCTGCGCGAGCGCGGCGCGATGCGCGTCGGCGTGTCCAGCGTCGACGACGACCCGCAGGCCCTGCTGGAGCGGGTGCGCCGCTCGCCGCAGATGGTCGGCGCCGACCTGTCCGCCGAGGTGACCACCACCGAGCCGTACGTCGTCGAGGCCGAGGGCCCGCACCGGTTCACGGTGGCGGCCCTCGACCTGGGCATCAAGCGCAACGTGCCGCGCCGGCTCGCCGCGCGCGGCGTCACCACCCACGTGCTGCCCGCCACCGCCACCATCGACGACCTGCTCGCCACCGGCGCCGACGCGGTCTTCCTCTCGCCCGGCCCGGGTGACCCGGCGACCGCCGACGCCCCGGTGGCCCTCGCGCGCGAGGTGCTCAGCCGCAGGGTGCCGCTGTTCGGCATCTGCTTCGGCAGCCAGATCCTCGGCCGGGCCCTGGGCTTCGGCACCTACAAGCTGGGGTACGGCCACCGGGGCATCAACCAGCCGGTGCTGGACCGGGTCACCGGCAAGGTCGAGGTGACCAGCCACAACCACGGCTTCGCCGTGCAGGTGCCCGGGGCCGGGCCCGGCGTGGTCGTCCCCGACCAGGTGATCGAGACCGAGTTCGGCGGCGTCCGGGTGTCGCACGTCTGCCTCAACGACAACGTGGTCGAGGGACTGCGGGCGATGGACGTGCCCGCCTTCACCGTCCAATACCACCCGGAGGCGGCGGCCGGCCCGCACGACGCGGACTACCTGTTCGACCGCTTCGCCGAGCTCATCGAGGGCCGGACGAACACCGAGGGGCGCGCGAATGCCTAA
- a CDS encoding quinone-dependent dihydroorotate dehydrogenase, producing MIFERVVRPRLFRLGGGDAEAAHEWTLHRLAALSRRPAALAALRARYAVRAPREVFGVRFPNPVGLAAGMDKDGAALPAWPALGFGFVEVGTVTAHPQPGNPRPRLFRLPASEAVVNRMGFNNAGAQALAARLAALPRPLGVPLGISLGKSKVTPLDEAVEDYLASYRALRGYGDYFAVNVSSPNTPGLRSLQDRTHLDALLAALVGEKPVLVKIAPDLTEPAVAELLEVCLARGAAGVIATNTTLGRDGLATADRGRGAETGGLSGRPLTGRAREVVAFVHRETGGRLPVIGVGGILDPDDAARMFDAGASLVQLYTGFIYRGPALPRAVARAAAGAAPDRVGGR from the coding sequence GTGATCTTCGAGCGGGTGGTGCGTCCGCGGCTGTTCCGCCTCGGCGGTGGGGACGCCGAGGCGGCGCACGAGTGGACGCTGCACCGGCTGGCCGCGCTGTCGCGGCGACCGGCCGCGCTCGCCGCCCTGCGGGCCCGTTACGCCGTGCGGGCTCCGCGCGAGGTGTTCGGGGTGCGGTTCCCGAACCCGGTGGGGCTGGCCGCGGGGATGGACAAGGACGGGGCGGCGTTGCCGGCCTGGCCGGCGCTGGGCTTCGGCTTCGTGGAGGTCGGCACGGTCACCGCCCATCCGCAGCCGGGTAACCCGCGCCCCCGGCTGTTCCGGTTGCCGGCCAGTGAGGCCGTGGTCAACCGGATGGGCTTCAACAACGCCGGGGCGCAGGCCCTGGCGGCCCGGCTGGCGGCCCTGCCGCGCCCGCTGGGGGTGCCGTTGGGCATCTCCCTGGGCAAGTCCAAGGTGACGCCGTTGGACGAGGCCGTCGAGGACTACCTCGCGTCGTACCGGGCGTTGCGCGGGTACGGGGACTACTTCGCCGTCAACGTCTCCTCGCCGAACACCCCGGGGCTGCGCTCGTTGCAGGACCGGACCCACCTGGACGCCCTCCTGGCGGCACTGGTGGGGGAGAAGCCGGTGCTGGTGAAGATCGCCCCGGACCTGACCGAACCGGCCGTCGCGGAGCTGCTGGAGGTGTGTCTGGCCCGGGGCGCCGCCGGGGTGATCGCCACCAACACCACGCTGGGCCGCGACGGGCTGGCCACGGCCGACCGGGGGCGCGGCGCCGAGACCGGCGGGCTGTCCGGTCGGCCGCTGACCGGCCGGGCGCGGGAGGTGGTCGCGTTCGTGCACCGCGAGACGGGCGGACGGCTGCCGGTGATCGGGGTCGGTGGGATCCTCGACCCGGACGACGCCGCACGGATGTTCGACGCGGGAGCGAGCCTGGTGCAGCTCTACACCGGCTTCATCTACCGGGGCCCGGCCCTGCCCCGGGCGGTGGCCCGCGCGGCCGCGGGTGCGGCGCCGGACCGGGTCGGGGGCCGGTGA
- a CDS encoding adenosylmethionine--8-amino-7-oxononanoate transaminase, whose translation MTPEQIESADAAHVWHPYSAVPPAVPPYVVDGAEGVRLRLADGRELVDGMSSWWAAIHGYRHPVLDAAVTDQLGRMSHVMFGGLTHEPAVRLARALVELTPDGLEHVFLADSGSVSVEVAVKMCLQYQRATGRPERRRLGTWRGGYHGDTFHPMSVCDPEGGMHHLWGDVLPRQVFAPAPPAGFDTPPDAAYVAALEAAVERHAHELAAVIVEPVVQGAGGMRFHHPHYLRVLREVTRAHGVLLVFDEIATGFGRTGTMFAAEHAGVAPDVMCVGKALTGGYLTLAAALCTAEVARGISADGVLAHGPTFMGNPLACAVANASLGLLAVGDWPGDVRRIEAGLRAGLEPLRGAPGVRDVRVLGAIGVVQLDHEVDLPAATAAAVAHGVWLRPFRDLVYTMPPYVTDDADLARIAAGVTAAVGAG comes from the coding sequence GTGACCCCGGAACAGATCGAGTCGGCTGACGCCGCCCACGTGTGGCATCCGTACTCGGCGGTGCCGCCGGCCGTGCCGCCGTACGTGGTCGACGGGGCCGAAGGGGTGCGGCTGCGGCTGGCTGACGGCCGGGAACTGGTCGACGGCATGTCGTCGTGGTGGGCGGCGATCCACGGCTACCGGCACCCGGTGCTGGACGCGGCCGTCACCGACCAGCTCGGCCGGATGAGCCACGTGATGTTCGGCGGGCTGACCCACGAGCCCGCGGTGCGCCTGGCCCGCGCCTTGGTGGAGCTGACCCCCGACGGCCTGGAGCACGTCTTCCTGGCCGACTCCGGGTCGGTCAGCGTCGAGGTGGCGGTGAAGATGTGCCTGCAGTACCAGCGCGCCACCGGCCGGCCTGAGCGGCGCCGACTGGGCACCTGGCGGGGCGGCTACCACGGCGACACGTTCCACCCGATGAGCGTGTGCGACCCGGAGGGCGGGATGCACCACCTGTGGGGCGACGTGCTGCCCCGGCAGGTGTTCGCACCGGCCCCGCCCGCCGGGTTCGACACCCCGCCCGACGCGGCGTACGTCGCGGCGCTGGAGGCCGCCGTCGAGCGGCACGCGCACGAGCTGGCCGCGGTGATCGTCGAGCCGGTCGTGCAGGGCGCCGGCGGGATGCGCTTCCACCACCCCCACTACCTGCGGGTGCTGCGCGAGGTCACCCGGGCGCACGGCGTGCTGCTGGTGTTCGACGAGATCGCCACCGGGTTCGGTCGCACCGGCACGATGTTCGCCGCCGAGCACGCCGGGGTCGCCCCGGACGTGATGTGCGTCGGGAAGGCGCTCACCGGCGGCTACCTCACCCTCGCCGCGGCGTTGTGCACCGCGGAGGTCGCCCGGGGGATCTCCGCCGACGGCGTCCTGGCGCACGGGCCGACCTTCATGGGCAACCCGCTCGCCTGCGCGGTCGCCAACGCCTCCCTGGGGCTGCTGGCGGTCGGGGACTGGCCCGGGGACGTGCGGCGGATCGAAGCGGGCCTGCGGGCTGGTCTGGAGCCGCTGCGCGGGGCTCCCGGGGTGCGGGACGTGCGGGTGCTCGGCGCGATCGGTGTGGTGCAGCTGGACCACGAGGTGGACCTCCCGGCGGCCACGGCCGCAGCGGTGGCGCACGGGGTCTGGCTGCGCCCGTTCCGCGACCTGGTCTACACGATGCCGCCGTACGTCACCGACGACGCCGACCTGGCGCGCATCGCCGCGGGCGTCACGGCCGCCGTCGGGGCCGGCTGA
- the carB gene encoding carbamoyl-phosphate synthase large subunit has product MPKRTDLKHILVIGSGPIVIGQACEFDYSGTQACRVLRSEGIRVSLVNSNPATIMTDPEFADATYVEPITPEFVELVIAKERPDAVLPTLGGQTALNTAVALHAAGVLDKYGVELIGANIDAINRGEDRQLFKDIVAKAGVRLGLADPSGLVPRSRVCHSMAEVEATVAELGLPVVIRPSFTMGGLGSGMAHTLEDLARIAGAGLAASPVHEVLIEESVLGWKEYELELMRDRHDNVVVVCSIENVDPMGVHTGDSVTVAPAMTLTDREYQRLRDLGIAVLREVGVDTGGCNIQFAVNPADGRIVVIEMNPRVSRSSALASKATGFPIAKIAAKLAIGYTLDEIPNDITLKTPAAFEPALDYVVVKIPRFAFEKFPGADPELTTTMKSVGEAMSLGRNFTEALNKAMRSMETKAAGFWTVPDPADATRENTLAALRVPHDGRLYTVERALRLGASIAEVAEASGGIDPWFLDQIAALVELRAEIVAAPVLDAGLLRRAKRAGLSDRQLAALRPELAAEDGVRTLRHRLGIRPVYKTVDTCAAEFEATTPYHYSSYDAETEVAGSTRPKVLILGSGPNRIGQGIEFDYSCVHAVQALREAPLGTAAAPGAEGDAGFETVMVNCNPETVSTDYDTADRLYFEPLTFEDVIEVWHAEDTSGRAAGGPGVVGVIVQLGGQTPLGLAQRLKDAGVPVVGTSPESIHLAEERGAFGSVLGRAGLRAPAHGTATSYEEARAIAEEIGYPVLVRPSYVLGGRGMEIVYDDPTLRDYIGRATDISPDHPVLVDSFLDDAIEIDVDALCDAEGEVYLGGVMEHIEEAGIHSGDSSCALPPITLAGSHVAQVRRYTEAIARGIGVRGLLNVQYALKDDVLYVLEANPRASRTVPFVSKATAVPLAKAAARIALGATVAQLRAEGMLPATGDGGSLPPGGPIAVKEAVLPFKRFRTPAGKGVDSLLGPEMKSTGEVMGIDTSFGHAFAKSQSAAYGSLPTSGKIFVSVANRDKRGMIFPVKRLADLGFEIVATSGTAEVLRRHGIACEQIRKHYEAGADDDAVSLILGGQVALVINTPQGSGASARSDGYEIRSAAVTADIPCVTTVPGAAAAVMGIEARIRGDMQVRPLQDLHAILRAAR; this is encoded by the coding sequence ATGCCTAAGCGGACCGATCTGAAGCACATCCTGGTCATCGGGTCCGGCCCGATCGTCATCGGCCAGGCCTGCGAGTTCGACTACTCCGGCACCCAGGCCTGCCGGGTGCTGCGCAGCGAGGGGATCCGGGTCAGCCTGGTCAACTCCAACCCGGCGACGATCATGACGGACCCGGAGTTCGCCGACGCCACCTACGTCGAACCGATCACCCCGGAGTTCGTCGAGCTGGTCATCGCGAAGGAGCGTCCCGACGCGGTGCTGCCGACCCTCGGCGGGCAGACCGCCCTGAACACGGCGGTCGCCCTGCACGCCGCCGGTGTGCTCGACAAGTACGGCGTGGAACTGATCGGCGCCAACATCGACGCGATCAACCGGGGCGAGGACCGGCAGCTGTTCAAGGACATCGTCGCCAAGGCCGGCGTACGGCTCGGCCTGGCCGACCCGTCGGGCCTGGTGCCCCGTTCCCGGGTCTGCCACTCGATGGCCGAGGTCGAGGCGACCGTCGCGGAGCTGGGCCTGCCGGTGGTGATCCGGCCGTCGTTCACCATGGGCGGTCTCGGCTCGGGCATGGCGCACACCCTGGAGGACCTGGCGCGCATCGCCGGCGCGGGGCTGGCGGCCAGCCCGGTGCACGAGGTACTCATCGAGGAGAGCGTGCTCGGCTGGAAGGAGTACGAGCTCGAACTGATGCGCGACCGCCACGACAACGTGGTGGTGGTCTGCTCGATCGAGAACGTCGACCCGATGGGCGTGCACACCGGCGACAGCGTCACCGTGGCCCCGGCCATGACGCTGACCGACCGGGAGTACCAGCGCCTGCGTGACCTGGGCATCGCGGTGCTGCGCGAGGTCGGCGTGGACACCGGCGGCTGCAACATCCAGTTCGCGGTGAACCCGGCCGACGGCCGCATCGTCGTCATCGAGATGAACCCCCGGGTGTCGCGGTCCTCGGCGCTGGCGTCGAAGGCGACCGGCTTCCCGATCGCGAAGATCGCCGCGAAGCTGGCCATCGGCTACACCCTCGACGAGATCCCCAACGACATCACCCTGAAGACCCCGGCGGCGTTCGAGCCGGCCCTCGACTACGTGGTCGTCAAGATCCCCCGGTTCGCGTTCGAGAAGTTCCCCGGCGCGGACCCGGAGCTGACCACCACGATGAAGTCGGTGGGCGAGGCGATGAGCCTCGGGCGCAACTTCACCGAGGCGCTGAACAAGGCGATGCGCTCGATGGAGACGAAGGCCGCCGGCTTCTGGACGGTGCCGGATCCGGCCGACGCGACGCGCGAGAACACCCTCGCCGCACTGCGCGTCCCGCACGACGGTCGGCTGTACACCGTCGAGCGGGCGCTGCGGTTGGGTGCCTCGATCGCCGAGGTCGCCGAGGCGTCCGGCGGGATCGACCCGTGGTTCCTCGACCAGATCGCCGCCCTGGTGGAGCTGCGCGCCGAGATCGTGGCCGCCCCGGTGCTCGACGCCGGCCTGCTGCGGCGGGCGAAGCGGGCCGGCCTGTCCGACCGGCAGCTCGCCGCGCTGCGCCCTGAGCTGGCCGCCGAGGACGGCGTCCGGACGCTGCGCCACCGGCTGGGCATCCGGCCGGTGTACAAGACGGTGGACACCTGCGCCGCCGAGTTCGAGGCCACCACGCCCTACCACTACTCGTCGTACGACGCCGAGACCGAGGTCGCCGGCTCGACCCGGCCCAAGGTGCTGATCCTGGGCTCGGGGCCGAACCGGATCGGACAGGGCATCGAGTTCGACTACTCCTGCGTGCACGCGGTGCAGGCGCTGCGGGAAGCGCCGCTCGGCACGGCCGCCGCGCCGGGCGCCGAGGGTGATGCCGGCTTCGAGACGGTGATGGTCAACTGCAACCCGGAGACCGTCTCCACCGACTACGACACCGCTGACCGGCTCTACTTCGAGCCGCTGACCTTCGAGGACGTCATCGAGGTCTGGCACGCCGAGGACACCTCCGGCCGGGCGGCCGGCGGGCCGGGCGTGGTCGGGGTGATCGTGCAACTGGGCGGGCAGACCCCGTTGGGGCTGGCCCAGCGGCTCAAGGACGCCGGGGTGCCGGTGGTGGGCACCTCCCCCGAGTCGATCCACCTGGCCGAGGAGCGCGGCGCGTTCGGGTCGGTGCTGGGCCGGGCCGGGCTGCGCGCCCCGGCGCACGGCACCGCCACCTCGTACGAGGAGGCGCGGGCGATCGCCGAGGAGATCGGCTATCCGGTGCTGGTGCGTCCGTCGTACGTGCTGGGCGGGCGCGGCATGGAGATCGTCTACGACGACCCGACGCTGCGTGACTACATCGGCCGGGCCACCGACATCTCCCCGGACCACCCCGTGCTGGTGGACAGCTTCCTCGACGACGCCATCGAGATCGACGTGGACGCGTTGTGCGACGCCGAGGGCGAGGTCTACCTGGGTGGCGTGATGGAGCACATCGAGGAGGCCGGCATCCATTCCGGCGACTCCTCCTGCGCGCTGCCGCCGATCACGCTGGCCGGTTCGCACGTGGCCCAGGTCCGTCGGTACACCGAGGCGATCGCCCGGGGCATCGGCGTGCGGGGCCTGCTCAACGTGCAGTACGCCCTGAAGGACGACGTGCTGTACGTGCTGGAGGCCAACCCGCGCGCGTCGCGGACCGTGCCGTTCGTGTCCAAGGCCACGGCCGTGCCGCTGGCCAAGGCGGCGGCCCGGATCGCACTCGGCGCGACCGTCGCGCAGCTCCGTGCCGAGGGCATGCTCCCGGCGACCGGGGACGGCGGTTCGCTGCCGCCGGGCGGCCCGATCGCGGTCAAGGAGGCGGTGCTGCCGTTCAAGCGGTTCCGCACGCCGGCCGGCAAGGGCGTGGACTCGCTGCTCGGCCCGGAGATGAAGTCCACCGGCGAGGTGATGGGCATCGACACGTCCTTCGGGCACGCCTTCGCCAAGAGCCAGTCCGCCGCGTACGGTTCGCTGCCCACCAGCGGGAAGATCTTCGTCTCGGTGGCCAACCGCGACAAGCGCGGCATGATCTTCCCGGTGAAGCGCCTGGCGGACCTGGGCTTCGAGATCGTGGCGACCAGCGGCACCGCCGAGGTGCTGCGCCGGCACGGCATCGCCTGTGAGCAGATCCGCAAGCACTACGAGGCCGGCGCGGACGACGACGCGGTGTCGCTGATCCTCGGCGGGCAGGTCGCCCTGGTGATCAACACTCCGCAGGGCTCCGGTGCCAGTGCCCGCTCCGACGGCTACGAGATCCGCAGCGCGGCGGTCACGGCGGACATCCCGTGCGTCACCACGGTGCCGGGTGCCGCGGCCGCGGTGATGGGCATCGAGGCGCGTATCCGTGGCGACATGCAGGTCCGCCCGTTGCAGGACCTGCACGCCATCCTGCGGGCCGCCCGGTGA
- a CDS encoding guanylate kinase, which produces MSLDDEARPAARLTVLAGASGAGTESVVELVRARSPSVWTSVPVTTRPRRPHEVDGVHRHFLTPVEFDRRLAAGELLEWSRLGTHRRGTPVGPLRERLRVAQPVLLPLDLTGALLVRAALPNACLVLLHPPGRIPRAARDAGFDHAVPHDLTERAAAELIGFLGSSFLAPARPRPRG; this is translated from the coding sequence GTGAGCTTGGATGACGAGGCGCGCCCGGCGGCTCGGCTCACTGTCCTGGCCGGTGCCTCCGGTGCCGGCACGGAGAGTGTCGTCGAGTTGGTCCGGGCGCGTTCTCCGTCGGTGTGGACGTCCGTGCCGGTGACCACCCGGCCCCGGCGACCGCACGAGGTGGACGGGGTGCACCGGCACTTCCTCACCCCGGTCGAGTTCGACCGCCGGCTGGCCGCTGGCGAGCTGTTGGAGTGGAGCCGCCTCGGCACCCACCGACGGGGCACCCCCGTCGGGCCGCTGCGGGAGCGGCTCCGCGTCGCGCAGCCCGTCCTGTTGCCGCTGGACCTCACCGGGGCGCTGCTGGTGCGGGCCGCCCTGCCGAACGCCTGTCTGGTGCTGCTGCACCCGCCCGGCCGGATCCCCCGGGCGGCTCGGGACGCGGGCTTCGACCACGCCGTGCCGCACGACCTCACCGAGCGGGCCGCGGCGGAGCTGATAGGCTTTCTCGGTTCTTCCTTTCTGGCTCCGGCCCGACCGCGTCCGCGCGGTTGA
- the pyrF gene encoding orotidine-5'-phosphate decarboxylase produces the protein MESFGARLHRTVTERGPLCVGIDPHPGLLARWGLDDDVDGLERFARTVVEALGDQVAVIKPQSAFFERYGSRGVAVLESIIRQLRDQGALVLLDVKRGDIGSTVRAYASAYLDPSSSLYVDAVTASPYLGVGSLAPMFELAAEHGGGVFVLALTSNPEGAAVQRAHGADGRTVAQTVIDEIAQLNAGADPLGSMGLVVGATIGETGHDLSAVNGPLLAPGLGAQGATAADLRVVFGSSLPSVLPSYSREILSAGPDPQALRAAAHRAAGECRAVLGGSS, from the coding sequence ATGGAGAGCTTCGGCGCCCGGCTGCACCGGACCGTGACCGAACGGGGTCCGCTCTGCGTGGGCATCGACCCGCATCCGGGGTTGCTGGCCCGCTGGGGGCTCGACGACGACGTCGACGGGCTGGAGCGGTTCGCCCGGACGGTGGTGGAGGCCCTCGGGGACCAGGTCGCCGTGATCAAGCCCCAGTCGGCGTTCTTCGAACGGTACGGCTCCCGAGGAGTGGCCGTTCTTGAGTCAATTATCCGACAGTTGCGAGATCAGGGCGCTCTCGTCCTGCTCGACGTCAAGCGCGGCGACATCGGATCGACCGTCCGGGCGTACGCCTCGGCCTACCTCGACCCATCCAGCTCCCTGTATGTCGACGCGGTGACCGCGAGCCCGTATCTGGGCGTGGGGTCGCTCGCCCCGATGTTCGAACTGGCGGCCGAGCACGGCGGCGGGGTGTTCGTGCTGGCGCTGACCTCCAACCCCGAGGGCGCCGCCGTGCAGCGGGCGCACGGGGCGGACGGACGCACTGTCGCGCAGACGGTCATCGACGAGATTGCGCAGCTCAACGCGGGTGCCGATCCGCTCGGCAGCATGGGCCTGGTGGTCGGGGCGACCATCGGCGAGACCGGGCACGACCTGTCCGCCGTCAACGGTCCGCTGCTCGCTCCCGGGCTCGGCGCACAGGGTGCCACCGCGGCCGACCTTCGGGTGGTGTTCGGCTCCAGCCTGCCGTCCGTGCTGCCCTCGTACTCCCGGGAGATCCTCTCCGCGGGCCCCGACCCGCAGGCCCTGCGGGCCGCCGCCCACCGCGCGGCGGGCGAGTGCCGGGCCGTTCTCGGCGGTTCCTCCTGA
- the mihF gene encoding integration host factor, actinobacterial type: MPLPSLTPEQRAAALEKAAEIRKARAELKEQLKQGKTTLGAVLERAESDDVVGKLKVSAVLQAMPGIGKIRATQIMEKLKIADSRRLRGLGEQQRKALLGEFAAN; encoded by the coding sequence GTGCCGCTCCCGTCACTGACCCCCGAGCAGCGCGCAGCCGCGCTGGAGAAGGCTGCGGAGATCCGCAAAGCCCGTGCCGAGCTGAAGGAGCAGCTCAAGCAGGGCAAGACCACCCTCGGAGCCGTCCTCGAGCGGGCCGAGTCCGATGATGTCGTCGGCAAGCTCAAGGTGTCCGCCGTGCTGCAGGCGATGCCGGGTATCGGCAAGATCCGGGCCACCCAGATCATGGAGAAGCTCAAGATCGCCGACAGCCGTCGCCTGCGTGGCCTCGGTGAGCAGCAGCGCAAGGCCCTGCTTGGGGAGTTCGCCGCCAACTGA